Sequence from the Festucalex cinctus isolate MCC-2025b chromosome 21, RoL_Fcin_1.0, whole genome shotgun sequence genome:
TTAACTTTGTCTCATACCAGCCATGAAGGGACTAATATTGCCCTCACAATAATGGGTCATTAAATGAGTTCATTGTTTGGCCTTCATCTTCATCAAATTTCAGTTGTTTTTGCATAACCTAGCTAAACATCGCTGGCAttagtttaattaatttattattattattattttattattatttattattattattattattttgattttataagTAATTTGTTGAAAAAATGCTTCCTCATcaaattttaattgtttttgcaTTAACCTAGATAAAAATCACTGGCAtagttaatttattattattattattatttagatgtTATAAGcagtttgttgaaaaaaaatacttcatcaAATTTCAATTGTTTTTGCATTTACCTAGTTAAAAATcattggctttttttcttttttttttttataagcaatttgttgaaaaaatactttcaattgtaatttttttagattttataagcaatttgttgaaaaaatactttcaattgtaattttttttttgattttataagcaatttgttgaaaaaatactttcaattgtaatttttttttattttttcaaaacatttttttaattttttttttttagattttataaAGCAATTTGTTGAAAAAATACTTCCTTCTAATTCTGGTCTGTGTAACACGAGCAATACAATCTTATAGACTGTAAAAAGTGGATTTATGAGTTCCCTTGTGAAGCACTGAGTATGTCATTTTGTGCTAGAAACCAAATTAACtgtgccaagtgtttttgcagCCAAAGCAAcggttttaatatttattacagGGTCCATATTATTATGAAATCAGATCTTTTAATACAGCGACAGTGCTATACAGAttatttctttctctctttctttctttcacaaGGCTCGAGAGCACCGAGGCTTCCAGCTCTGAGCAGCCAACGGAGCACCAGCATCATTTTGGGGAAACAGACGCCACCACCGAAACGCAACCCGACGTGCCGAAGGCGAACTCGAGTGTTGCCGGGGAAGAGAGCGGCTTGGATTGGTTTTACGCCACCGCGCCTTCTCGATCGTCAGACGAAATCGCCTCTCCGgtttccacgtcaactcaatgCGACGGCATTCAAAAAACACAATCCGACGTGCCGGCTAACATAAATCCTAATCTTAATTTAAATCCTGGTCCGGCAGTCGCTGTTACCGCTGAGGTAAGTGGAGGAGAGAAACATCCTGAAGCTCTTCATGGATCAGACAGACAAAATGAACAGCCTTCAAGAAGTGTGAGAAAAGTCTCAAAAAATCGACGAGAGAGAAGAATCAATGAGCTGCAGCAAGGTCTTGGGAAAAGTGACATTTCCGCCAGTAACGATGTCGCCGTCACAACTTGCGATTCCAGAATTGAGGGTAACCAAGGGCGTCGCGCAGCAACTGACGCAGTGCGACAGGACAAGATGGCAGCTTCAGATGGCAATATTCCTTTCAAGTTTTCAGACTTTACATTTAAACCAAAGAAGATGAGATCATTAGCACACATATCAGGTGCGAGTGCACCCGAATGCAACCTGGACAGCAGAAATTGTCCAACCGCAGCCGGTGGAGACGTTCAACAGAAGGTCGGCAGCCGCGATAAGGCCGAGAGTGCACGTAAAGGCAACGGAAGGAGAAAAAACGAAAAGCAGCCGAGTTTGGAAGGCGGAAGCATGAAAAAGCAGCGGAGCTTTGTCAGCGCTAATGCCACTTTGTCGTTTTCACCTGGAAAGCCGGTCAAGGAAAACCCAGCACAAAATGGCGGCAGAATAAACCAAAGCGATGACATCGATGTGGTCCGGGGTAAAGACTGCTTGACACCTTTAAAACCTGCTTCGACCTCGACAAAATCAACCGTCACCCCCTCAACTCTAGCTAAACTTTCTAAATTCTCTTTCGCTGGCTCGACTGACCCCACACTACCGACAGACCTGGACAAGAATCATCAAATGGAATCTAATCCACGTACtaaagaaaatgttgaattCTCGGGGGCTGATTTAGACAAAActgaagaaagacagaaaacaaTGGAAATGAGCCGGGAGCTAAAAGTCGCATCATGCCTGAACCCGGCAACAAGTGCTCGAACCGAACCAGGAGAACCCACTCATGGTGAAAAAACGGTTAAAGATGGGGCCACAGCATTAAAAAATTGTGGCAAGATGAAGAGAAAGTGTTTTGAACTGGGCCGTCCAACAAGTACTCCCTGTGGTTCCAAAGGTGTGTTCGGCAAAACGTCTCTCTTCGGCTCCGATGAGGTCAATGATGACATTTTTGACACCGACTGGGACAAAGAAATAGCAAAGAAAGCCAAAGTGTGATATCATAGGCAGCACCTGTCTGAATTGAAGAGGAAAaggacattacttttttttttttggtacaatatACCGTAGATGGCCACTAGATGGAAACCTTGATCCACTGTAAATCGGTTCTGTTCCGTCTTGCAGTTTTACACAACCTGTGTTGCCAGGACTCTAAAAATCATCTTTGCgtgcctgttgttgttgttttttttttctttctttctaatgTTGTACTCGTCTGACTCTTCCAATAGACTTACTTCCTTAATACTAATTCACTGATACTGTAATCTAACTTTTAAATCTTGCTAATAACTCACCACACAAAGGCTGTAGCGAGAGTTAGATCTTTATTTGATAAAtgcgcaacttttttttttttttaaattaataaacagTATAGACAAGCCGTGGTGAATTCGAATGCTGTGAGTGGTCCATCACTGCAAAGCAATGTTGACAGTGCTGAGTTAATTGGATTTGGACAGTAACGTTACATCAAAAGACGTCACCCACGCCTTCAAAATGGCAGTAATTAGGGCTTTCTTTAACACACGGGGAGATTATCGAGTGGGATTAAGAGTAGGCTATATTACTCATGTTCTTTACAAGCACACAACTAGCCGTCATTTGcaactaatctttttttttttcctccaaaatgCCATCATTGACTGTTTCGCAACAACAAATCCTGAAGGGGTTGCTAACcccaaaacgaattaaaacttaaaaaaaaaaaagcttaaaactTAAACCATTGTTGCAAATCGCTTTCTTCCGAGACGGAGATCAAAACGCATGTACTCAATGTTGCGACGGCGTCACAAGTCGTCTTTGCATGTGAATTCTTAGTTGGAGCTTCGAGAAATCAACTGCCCACATTTCTGACGAATATATGTGTGTGCTTCTGTTGTGCATGTGTTTTCATAGCAGGTATGAGGCTTCAAACTGGACCGTGCCGTGACGCACCAAATTGTTGGAAAGAACATACATTTTCCACTGGATTTAGAACTTTGGACATTTGTTTTATAGTTGTTGTTCTCCCCCATTACTCGATTCATATTGAAGTCTAGCAGGACACCATTACTGCTGACAcgagcagatttatttttttcagcctAATGATTAAATGTGTTGTAGTCTGCCAAGAGGTATTAAACACTGACAAGTGCCAATGCATAAAATTTACTGCACCTTCAAACAACGTCTGATTAAGTGTAATTCAATCGGCAtgcctttttgtttctttttcaatgCCCCCTGCAAACGCAAAATGATTATGTGATCTCACCAAAAAAGTAGTTTTGTCCCAGACAcgtgttaagttttttttttttttttcccccaatagaattaaactaaatttaaagatttggaagaaaaaaaatatacgaaAGTTTGTGCCAGACTGAATCTAGTTAAACTACTTCAGACGGGATCGGCCTGTTGATTTCCtgctccattttttcccctttctcatgaacaagaccccaagatatttGAACTTCTCCACTtgggactagggatgtaacgataagcgcgatatcgtgatattaaaattgccacaatatcgtcatgttcacgatatttaaatgcaacacatctgttaaaaaaagttgggttgatttccgtttgtgtagtcctagcaccctctggtggctagtttttttttgtgcaatgtaattttcacaaggcatgttttggcccttcgatgtttaaaatctacccTCATTGTCAGACGAAGGGGAACGTAACATgcatgtgaagcaagtcaatatgtgtaggaactagggatgggcgagtaccgataccaggtatcgccttttttcaagtactcgagtactcgtggcgcagacgagtacaagcgaccgatggcagagggggaagacattaagtgagtcctccttacCTGTAAGtggtgctagcttgcagcagtttttcaccaaaacttgaccggtttggaaatacttcaaaattgtgaatcttaaactaaaagagcatttttgtgttttattttgagcattaagactattgaagagtgactgtgctggttttttttggtcaaaattaaaggaaatatatttgttcaaaaatatgttttagtgatttttttttttttttttgtgtgtcaaaatgtactactggtatcggcagttggtatagGTGAGtagtgagggtctgagtattggtctgaaaaaaagtatcgaacatccctaacaaTATAACTGTGATATGTACAAaagggcaatttttttttaattttttttatttatttttatttttttattttttttaaatacaatacaatattgacctttttttttaaatatcaccaaccttcccacaatatcgttgtcaggGATTaaacgaaagcagggaactatgCTAACACATGCTAACGAgataacaagagacacctggacaggacACAGGTGGCTTGGGAAGCTAATTGGATAAATacaagggaacgggaaaacgagcacaAAGGTGGACATGATAAGACATTGACAGAACACGAGACGCAAGGAAAACATTACCAAAAacccaaatcaaaatggcagaccgggtttgtggtccccctttttaagtgTGTTCCAACCATAGAGGACTctcactcctcagcctcccggGTAAGGTCTgtacaggggtgctggagaggagggtccgtcgggaggttgaatctcggattcaggaggagcagtgtggttttcgtcccggccgtggaacagtggaccaactCTACAACCTCGGCAGGGtccttgagggtgcgtgggagttcgctcgtCCAggccacatgtgttttgttccattttgcggcccgtcgtccattttacagtggcccgcgacatatgctaaaaaatggcatttgactcagttcaaataaaatgaaaagaaaaatgtttagagatggtcaaagtaagaagaggaaaaacacaagtgctattaaaggttattttagttaactaaaactaacgaaattacaactaaaattcaaaaaacaatttcgttagcaaaataaaatgttttaaaaaacgaaaactaactgaaattacattttatgtttacaaaactagacatatatatcaaaaatgtacttcgtttttgtctttggtgtgatttttagtagatttattttgatatcaaccggaataatgacgttagaAAGtacgtcacacagaagtgacgtcatctagcagcagcagccaatagaaaagcaccttcagatgacgttgctgttttttaaatattgcgcacaagtaatacacgtttaacaaaaaaaataaataaataatactgaaacaaactaaactaagactaagcatttattaaagaaccaaaattcaaaattccaaaactataataactgtacaaataaaatggtgtatatactgtagcatttttccaaatatgcaaaagcacaaataaattatttgtacaatttttaggactaaacacaatttctcttcataacatgatgtggccccttgcgtcctgattttctgtatgtggccctcgaatgaaaaagtttgcacacccctggtGTACACAAAGAGTATTGAGATGGTTCTGTTTCCTACAGGCCAGACTTGAATTGATGGTGAGCTAAGCCCAGGAAGATTTCAACGGCAGAATGAACGCAGCTAAGGAAATGGAGATTCCTGCCAAGGAAGCCCAACCAACTGCTCCATTCGGCCTGGTAGGCGGCTCTCGTAGCCGACCCTTCACATTTCCATCATTTGCACTCTGTATCTGCAACCTGGACTCATTCTTGTCAGTTCAccacattcactcattcacatcTGTTGCTGGATGGTAGCTAATTATTGAGAATTTTTACTACTTGCATCGAATGGCCAGAGAGAGAGTTgtggagaggcggggttttactgaatccggcgttttacttccgcgttagaaaAGTAGCTAGCAAAATACCtcatatttttgggaaaaaaaaacaaaaaactcatcactgtggtgtcaaaggtaagattgaaTGATTATATGCGTATAAACTGTGGAtgggcttaaaataccgtgaTGTAGTACCTTTTTAACGTGCAGTATTGTGCACAATAATGTGCAAACCCTGCAAATAACCaaagaagcaaaacaaaaaaactggctGAAGGACATGTGGGGCGGAGGACTCATCTGTGTACACTGTTACTTTTGTAAACTTTGCAGGCTCATGCACAGGCTGTGTTTGCAAACACATTGAGATTAAACGGTGATGTTCTAAAACTGACCTTGACCAGAAAGTGACAGCTGCTGACTtgattactttctttttttttttcttttaaatctagggaggcagttttttttttttttttttttgtttttttttaatggtttctttatGGAAACAGTTTTACATATCAAGAGGACAGATATTAATTGATAGGTGGGAATTTGACTGTGATTGTGATGTTAGTTTAATTGCAGAACAATTGTAGTGTTCACATCTCTAAAAAATAATTAGGAGTACTagtggttttatttttgtattccgTAAGCTAGGAATCAGATCAGTGTTAATACTGattaatacattaaataaataaataataataaatcatcacATCAATATTGGTTGCTTGACTTTGTGTTGGATTTGTCATTCAGGAGATTTGAGCACCTCAAACTTCCCTCCGTAAAACTAGTTTTAACCccctaaaaagtaaatattgttGAAATACTTCATATTTGTCTGAGATACATTAGTTGTTATAATGCAGCATGAACTGTTATGGAGACATGCATTTAGGTACTCGTGCTTTTGAAGGGGACGTCAACCCAAAtgtccgtaaaaaaaaaaaatgtccgtacaataatatgttgtatatgACCCCAACTCGTCTTAAACACAAGctcagccgtgattggtcgctacCCAAGCCCTAGGGcccttcagtcgacggcaagtggcaaaatggacgccccccacccccccacccccacccccgtcaagatggattaaaaatggatggcttttgctgtttttaaaattttgcgattgacttcctgtttaaataGAATCCcaacccatatatatatatatatatatatatatatatatatatatatatatatatatatatatatatatatatatatatatatatatatatatatatttatttttgtgtttttatttatttacgtattttatttatttatttatttattttaactgtgtGAACAAGCATATGAGATGAGAGGTTCAAAGTTTTCAATTCCAACCTGCAATCCCTCACTCTGAGTGTTTGGTTTGAAcagccaacttttttttattttctttttttttctcctcatggCTTCTGGCATGTTCTTATTAAAGCAGCTTTATACTTGCAGACCTTTTAGAATTACAGCAAAAGCCTCCTCTCCCACCCCCCCATGGGTGCAATTCATGAAGACTTTGGCTCAGCTCTGGCCTTAAACTTACACTTTGTGGTTATGCCTCATCACCCAGACCCCAGACGATTttgtattgttatttattttttttggtaaagaTTGACATTAGTGAAGCATGATGAATCAAGGGGTTCAAATTAGAAGTATAAAACAATGGCGGAGGCCCCCTTTAGCAGGATTGCGacttttaatgaagcagcattGAGTTACTGAGGCTATAAATACTCAGATTGTCTGTGGATGGGTAAAGAGAGGGTCTGTTTGCtgccatgtgtgtgcgtgtgtgtcagaGGGGCCAGCCTTCTGTCTGCCTCATTTAGTACTTTGTTAACCTGCATTGAGCGTTGAGAGGaaatatggggggggggggggggggggtgaacaaGCTGTAATGTCCCAAGCGTTGGAATTGTAGTGGCTCGCTGGCGATCTGCGCAGCAAGTGTAGAGCATCGTTGATGTCAAAGTGTGTTCGATAATCCGtggctgtacttttttttttttttttttttttttttaatttttttttttttttaagttgtactTTAAGCTGTACTTTTAAAGAGGAGACAAAAAGCAGCGAGGGAACAATACAAGGAAGGATTTGTGCGTGAACAAGGTTAACTCGGGCGGTATCGCCGAGATAACCTGTTCCATCTGCTCTGATAAGATGAGGAACAtcaataaagctttttttttttttttttttttttttgtgctcaaatcccttttgaaagtgtttttttttttttttttttttttttttgacatactGGAGCCCAAAGCACATacaatatttttcttattataaatcacagttttttttcatagtttggctgggGGTGCgccttatgtgtgaaattattaacacattattatatcgtTTCACGTGTtatttttcacactaaaccgcaagagggcgctctaggggTTCAGAAA
This genomic interval carries:
- the mcm9 gene encoding DNA helicase MCM9 isoform X4 produces the protein MVVVLEDDLVDRCKSGDDVTVYGVMCQRWKPFYDGSRCDVELVLKANNVEVNNQQGAASLLIEDAQKEFKEFWERYKCDPLAGRNQILLSLCPQVFGMYVIKLAVAMVLAGGVQRIDSSGAKTRGECHMLLVGDPGTGKSQFLKYAAKMMPRSVLTAGIGSTSAGLTVAAVKDGGDWHLEAGALVLSDGGLCCIDEFNSIKEHDRISIHEAMEQQSISVAKAGMVCKLNTRTTILAATNPKSQYDPNESLSVNVALASPLLSRFDLVLVLLDNRNAEWDRIISSFILEDRGLPSESSTLWSMEKMKAYFCIIKRLQPQVSAEANSILSRYYQLQRQSEGRNAARTTIRMLESLSRLAEAHARLMYREIVTIEDAVMAVSVMECSMQGGGLLGSVNAVLTSFPDDPAQQYQTQCQVLLTGLNLPLLLQKEMDRLARLESTEASSSEQPTEHQHHFGETDATTETQPDVPKANSSVAGEESGLDWFYATAPSRSSDEIASPVSTSTQCDGIQKTQSDVPANINPNLNLNPGPAVAVTAEVSGGEKHPEALHGSDRQNEQPSRSVRKVSKNRRERRINELQQGLGKSDISASNDVAVTTCDSRIEGNQGRRAATDAVRQDKMAASDGNIPFKFSDFTFKPKKMRSLAHISGASAPECNLDSRNCPTAAGGDVQQKVGSRDKAESARKGNGRRKNEKQPSLEGGSMKKQRSFVSANATLSFSPGKPVKENPAQNGGRINQSDDIDVVRGKDCLTPLKPASTSTKSTVTPSTLAKLSKFSFAGSTDPTLPTDLDKNHQMESNPRTKENVEFSGADLDKTEERQKTMEMSRELKVASCLNPATSARTEPGEPTHGEKTVKDGATALKNCGKMKRKCFELGRPTSTPCGSKGVFGKTSLFGSDEVNDDIFDTDWDKEIAKKAKV